A genomic stretch from Oscarella lobularis chromosome 11, ooOscLobu1.1, whole genome shotgun sequence includes:
- the LOC136193298 gene encoding radial spoke head protein 3 homolog B-like, which translates to MAAVAPRKSDTSQGTYTFSSQPRTVPQRKKYRDVVATQDDPVPYGNIMYDRRIVRGNTYAQHTLPASAQPDPIEIQRQQEARRRAAARRRARQHLKPRSPDPVEGRKHIDVQTELYLEELSDRVEEAEAETQTDAFLDRPPTPLFVPAKTGVDVATQIEEGDLFDFDIEVKPILEVLVGKTMEQALLEVMEEEELAALRQRQREFEQIRHAELVETQRLEEQDRRHREEKERRMAQERKRVIEERETMEKIAARAFAQSYLEDLVPSVFNTLDMHGYFYDQVEREVETSFLPWLVERVSGSLNQTSVAHAILDGIVRDVVKKRAQAYKGQGPDIWRNLEKEEQKDEKADAKEGKEDVVERQEEGDGTVKEEIKEEVKEDVKEDVKEDVKEDVKEDVKEDVKEEVKEDVKEDVKEEVKEEAKEIKEEAKEEVKEEVKEEAVVKEEEVKAEEKTEGKDEQDEDVSAKEEKKEEATESEDKPVEVETEATVEKAANDAEAEENVEKTKDAGGDEKEAAAPSQPADSERDAENKSEDNVGEEKAGDAEGTGGEVA; encoded by the exons ATGGCGGCCGTCGCTCCTCGCAAGTCGGACACGAGCCAGGGCACGTACACGTTTTCGTCTCAGCCGAGAACGGTGCCCCAGCGAAAGAAATATCGCGACGTTGTGGCGACGCA AGACGACCCCGTACCGTACGGCAACATCATGTACGACCGGCGCATCGTTCGCGGCAACACGTACGCACAGCACACGCTCCCCGCC TCGGCTCAGCCCGATCCCATCGAAATCCAGCGCCAACAGGAAGCGCGACGCcgcgcggcggcgcgtcgtcgcgcacgGCAGCATCTCAAACCTCGAAGTCCCGATCCGGTCGAAGGCCGAAAGCACATCGACGTTCAGACGGAGCTCTATCTCGAAGAGCTAAGCGATCGGGTCGAAGAGGCCGAAGCCGAAACGCAGACCGACGCCTTCTTGGATCGGCCGCCAACGCCGCTATTCGTGCCGGCGAAGACGGGCGTCGATGTGGCCACGCAGATCGAGGAGGGAGAC ctgTTTGATTTTGATATTGAAGTGAAGCCAATTCTCGAAGTTTTGGTTGGCAAGACAATGGAGCAGGCGCTGTTGGAAGTGATGGAGGAAGAGGAACTGGCGGCGCTTCGACAGCGGCAGCGAGAATTCGAGCAGATTCGTCACGCCGAGTTGGTCGAGACGCAGCGACTTGAGGAGCaggatcgtcgtcatcgcgagGAGAAGGAACGAAGAATGGCGCAGGAAAGGAAGAGAGTGATAGAGGAAAGGGAAACGATGGAGAAAATAGCCGCTAGGGCATTTGCTCAG AGCTACCTTGAAGATTTGGTTCCTTCTGTGTTTAATACACTGGACATGCATGGTTACTTCTATGATCAAGTTGAACGGGAGGTGGAGACGTCCTTCTTGCCTTGGCTTGTGGAAAGAGTGAGCGGCTCTCTTAATCAGACGTCTGTTGCACATGCTATTTTGGACG GTATTGTCAGGGATGTTGTAAAGAAGCGCGCTCAGGCATACAAAGGGCAGGGTCCGGACATCTGGAGAAAtttggaaaaggaagagcaGAAGGATGAGAAAGCCGATGCAAAGGAAGGCAAAGAGGACGTTGTTGAACGCCAGGAAGAGGGAGATGGCACAGTCAaggaagaaatcaaagaagaagtcAAGGAAGACGTCAAGGAAGACGTCAAGGAAGACGTCAAGGAAGATGTCAAGGAAGATGTCAAGGAAGATGTCAAGGAAGAGGTGAAGGAAGATGTCAAGGAAGATGTCAAGGAAGAGGTGAaggaagaagcaaaagaaatcaaGGAAGAGGCTAAAGAAGAAGTCAAAGAAGAGGTCAAAGAGGAAGCGGTGgtgaaggaagaagaggtaAAGGCCGAGGAGAAGACTGAAGGCAAAGACGAGCAGGATGAGGACGTCAGCgccaaagaggagaaaaaagaagaggcaaCGGAAAGCGAAGACAAACCAGTTGAAGTTGAGACTGAAGCAACGGTTGAAAAAGCGGCCAACGACGCGGAAGCGGAGGAAAAcgtagaaaaaacaaaagatgCAGGTGGAGATGAAAAGGAAGCGGCGGCACCTTCTCAGCCTGCAGATTCCGAAAGAGATGCTGAAAATAAAAGCGAGGATAACGTTGGCGAGGAGAAGGCAGGAGATGCCGAAGGAACGGGGGGTGAAGTTGCTTGA